In the Colwellia sp. 20A7 genome, one interval contains:
- a CDS encoding KAP family NTPase translates to MMEYTFKNRDEFLRKPIAEKIIKLLSSDIDVSPMMLDGDWGTGKTEFCLKTIELIKESDLHQVIYVDGFKADHANEPLLTILAEILKLIPEGKQSSFIKKIIPAARYSVKTLLKAGVGHILRQDFADTADGLDKEIQKATDKAIDSSVESLIKENVKAEENLEALKSALKELAVEKPIIIFIDELDRCRPDFAVSMLEIIKHVFDVKGVQFILVTNSHQLKASINHCYGNNVVAQRYLDKFLRFSFQLSVKSKRNQTNSHFASITLYQKSIQSDPSLNQSGLLDNIVLGFVETFIKNHKVSLREVETFIRHLTILQILSEGRAFENNQCFGHTLINLLGVLIHCFKPDLISSINHLKYDALEIGQFLHVKDINSFPSGHNQPAVEEILMVIIARDCNLRTKYLLPEKDDEKWKQFINKNYFHFPIQSGDAIKKLSCIFEVLSLSNDFS, encoded by the coding sequence ATGATGGAATATACTTTTAAAAATCGTGATGAATTCTTAAGAAAGCCAATAGCTGAAAAAATTATTAAATTATTGTCGTCGGATATAGATGTTTCGCCAATGATGTTGGATGGTGACTGGGGGACAGGAAAAACAGAGTTTTGTTTGAAAACGATAGAACTTATTAAGGAAAGTGATCTACATCAGGTCATTTATGTGGATGGGTTTAAAGCAGATCACGCTAATGAGCCGCTTTTGACAATATTGGCTGAAATATTAAAACTGATTCCTGAAGGAAAACAAAGTAGTTTTATTAAAAAAATCATTCCTGCTGCAAGATACAGTGTTAAGACACTCCTGAAAGCAGGTGTTGGTCATATTCTTCGCCAAGATTTTGCTGATACAGCAGATGGTTTAGATAAAGAAATTCAAAAAGCGACTGATAAAGCTATCGACTCTAGCGTTGAATCTCTAATTAAAGAAAATGTTAAGGCTGAAGAAAACTTAGAAGCATTGAAATCGGCATTAAAAGAGTTGGCAGTGGAAAAGCCGATAATTATCTTCATTGATGAACTCGACAGGTGCCGTCCTGACTTTGCTGTGAGTATGCTTGAGATAATAAAACATGTTTTTGATGTTAAAGGAGTACAATTTATTCTAGTTACAAACTCCCATCAACTTAAGGCTTCAATTAATCATTGTTACGGTAATAACGTTGTAGCTCAACGTTATCTTGATAAGTTTTTAAGATTTAGCTTTCAACTTAGCGTTAAATCTAAAAGAAACCAGACTAATTCTCATTTTGCTTCTATTACATTATATCAAAAATCAATTCAAAGTGATCCCTCTTTGAATCAAAGTGGGTTACTTGATAATATTGTACTAGGATTTGTCGAAACTTTCATTAAGAACCATAAAGTGTCATTAAGAGAAGTTGAAACTTTTATACGGCATCTGACAATATTGCAAATTTTGTCAGAGGGAAGAGCTTTCGAGAATAACCAATGTTTCGGTCATACACTGATCAACCTTTTAGGGGTTTTAATTCATTGCTTTAAACCTGATTTAATATCATCAATCAACCATCTTAAGTATGATGCACTTGAAATTGGGCAGTTTTTACACGTTAAAGACATTAATTCATTTCCTAGTGGGCACAATCAACCAGCAGTTGAAGAGATCTTAATGGTCATTATTGCTCGTGACTGTAACTTAAGAACAAAATATCTCCTTCCAGAAAAAGATGATGAAAAATGGAAGCAATTCATAAATAAAAATTACTTTCATTTTCCCATCCAATCAGGAGACGCAATAAAAAAACTGAGTTGTATTTTTGAAGTTTTATCATTATCTAATGACTTTTCATAA
- a CDS encoding RNA polymerase sigma factor, protein MKNEKANSSILDTFKHHENSLKKYISRFFLPSHEIEDICQETFLRSFESNIQNEIQRPKSFMYRVATNLVMSKYRRSGYKLTDYIDDVGEELMPIDSTNIENDIDAQRKLGIFCESIASLPEQSRKILIMRKVYGFSIKEISKRLNMPISTVNYNIAKGMVCCDNAMERYENGDLTNKEVNVMDSKLLRKKLQGGAE, encoded by the coding sequence TTGAAAAATGAAAAAGCTAATAGTTCCATCTTGGATACTTTTAAGCACCATGAGAATTCGTTAAAAAAATACATATCGCGATTTTTTTTGCCCTCTCACGAAATTGAAGATATTTGTCAAGAGACATTCTTGCGTTCGTTTGAATCAAATATTCAAAACGAAATTCAGCGACCAAAATCGTTTATGTACAGGGTTGCTACAAATCTAGTGATGTCAAAATATCGACGTTCAGGTTATAAGTTAACTGACTATATTGATGATGTAGGCGAAGAGTTAATGCCTATTGATAGTACTAATATAGAGAATGATATTGATGCGCAAAGAAAATTGGGGATATTTTGTGAATCTATAGCATCTTTGCCTGAGCAAAGTAGAAAAATATTAATTATGAGAAAGGTGTACGGGTTCTCGATAAAAGAAATATCTAAGCGTCTAAATATGCCAATAAGTACTGTAAATTATAATATAGCCAAAGGAATGGTTTGTTGTGACAATGCCATGGAGCGTTATGAAAATGGTGATTTGACCAACAAAGAAGTTAACGTGATGGATAGCAAGCTTCTGCGCAAAAAGTTACAAGGAGGTGCTGAGTAA
- a CDS encoding FecR family protein, whose amino-acid sequence MSNVKGFTNTQKIKEEAANWLLKIDEDSPLSSKESQALNDWVLTSEIHRSVIIRMSKTWNNMDVLAAMRVAPERKKRFSLAKFKALLGIKILTTLSEKNNAEAPKKYSFLFKSSLASVCLLVSVLFINATFDNGVISEPNYYVTGIGEYQKHELADGSTLWLNSNSKVKVDYSENFRRIALIAGEAHFEVKKDATRPFEVYSMNRLVRALGTAFSVHKLKDSVEVMVSEGVVELAIVDEVLVLKPDDLSTSTSIKLASNEKTKNISNEQAKVSKFLGKLAAGESMSISTTSAEIEGEASRVVHLDKGEVGRKLSWLDGKLVFAGETLAEVVTEISRHTSVKIDVPDPELRKLRIGGHFKAGETDKLFYILESGFGIEVKRIDGNHVELLISK is encoded by the coding sequence ATGAGTAATGTTAAAGGTTTTACCAATACGCAAAAAATTAAAGAAGAAGCGGCAAATTGGTTATTAAAAATTGATGAAGATAGTCCGCTTTCTAGCAAGGAATCACAAGCGTTAAATGATTGGGTTTTAACGAGTGAAATTCATCGCTCGGTTATTATTCGTATGTCTAAAACATGGAATAATATGGATGTTTTAGCTGCTATGAGGGTTGCGCCTGAGCGAAAGAAACGATTTTCTCTGGCGAAGTTCAAAGCATTGTTAGGAATAAAAATACTAACAACATTATCTGAAAAAAATAATGCTGAAGCCCCTAAAAAATATTCGTTTTTGTTTAAGTCGAGTTTAGCGTCAGTTTGCCTTTTGGTGAGTGTGTTATTTATTAATGCAACGTTTGATAATGGCGTAATCTCTGAGCCTAATTATTATGTAACAGGTATTGGTGAATATCAAAAGCATGAATTAGCAGATGGTTCAACATTGTGGCTAAACAGTAACAGTAAAGTAAAAGTTGATTATAGTGAGAACTTTAGGCGAATAGCATTGATAGCAGGCGAAGCGCATTTTGAAGTTAAAAAGGATGCGACCAGACCATTTGAAGTTTATTCTATGAACCGACTCGTTCGTGCTTTGGGTACGGCCTTTTCTGTACATAAATTAAAAGATAGTGTTGAGGTAATGGTTTCTGAAGGTGTTGTTGAATTAGCAATAGTGGATGAAGTTTTAGTGCTTAAACCTGATGACTTATCAACGTCAACTAGCATTAAGCTTGCGAGTAACGAAAAAACAAAAAATATTAGCAATGAGCAAGCAAAAGTTTCTAAATTTTTAGGAAAGCTAGCGGCAGGGGAAAGTATGTCTATTTCTACTACTTCTGCTGAAATAGAAGGTGAAGCTAGTCGTGTTGTTCATCTAGACAAAGGAGAAGTTGGTAGAAAATTATCATGGTTAGATGGTAAGTTAGTCTTTGCTGGCGAGACTTTAGCGGAAGTTGTCACTGAAATTAGCAGACATACTTCTGTAAAAATTGATGTTCCGGATCCTGAGCTACGAAAATTACGGATTGGTGGTCACTTTAAAGCAGGAGAAACTGATAAATTATTCTATATTCTTGAGTCAGGCTTTGGTATTGAAGTGAAAAGAATTGATGGAAATCATGTAGAATTACTAATAAGTAAATAA
- a CDS encoding TonB-dependent receptor gives MRASLIFVSVQANAIDVNKAYQFDIPSQSLAKSLGALSQTTELLFLFPYDLVETKESKPLYGFYTAQKALDLLLTGSGLQGELSNNETFVVKPILLPKNNVQSGMKDRNNKMNAQKTIIASIFAMLFSPAHGAEESNNEAQEIEQTEKIVVVGSRSHGRTEIDSAVPVDIIPLGEVMKRSGQIDLNTLLHMTSPSFNANRQQGSDGADHIDPASLRGLGPDQVLILINGKRRHTSSLVNIFGSSGRGNVGTDLNAIPISAVQRIEVLRDGAAAQYGSDAIAGVINIVLKSTPGTQASVQIGQYNTEYNGPEGKFSPNDGDTKQAYLSHTMEVGDGGFLNLSLDYQTRENTDRTYGVGDEPLREIGSAAVDSTGAFFNFSLPVFNDVTDFYMFGGISRKDGVADAFTRTADSSRNILEIYPNGYVPAIESDIDDNSLAIGIKTVLNNWDVDFSNTYGSNRFEYGVSNTLNVSYGASSPTEFKAGGFKFIQDTVNLDFSQYFDVLEGLNVAFGFEYRDENYSIFAGEEGSYSFGGETLSDGVTPSAVGSQGFGGFQPNNVLDESRNSYAAYVDFEIDITDEFMIGTAVRAEDYSDFGSALIGKIVARWNVSDTFTLRGGFNTGFRAPSLHQQYFNQTFTDVQLDPDTGNLVVQEELMASNDSEIARTLGVPELDAEDSSSMSIGFTWQPIESLSVTVDAYKVSVDDRVVLTKSISQARLAEIGTQEALEAKSFLESQGVESVQFFVNAIDTETQGVDLTVSHDIDISGGHLKSFLGLNYNDTDVVGEPKTPEAFSGLEGQFLARRERLFIESGIPKVKGSLGMDYEYNNFVIGGQLSYFGEVHHGASSGDLADDQFYSPKATLDLSFTHKVTDNISWTLGANNITDEYPDEQDPNLTSGALWRSVQMGVNGRFLYLRTSLDF, from the coding sequence ATGCGAGCCAGTTTGATTTTCGTCAGTGTTCAAGCTAATGCGATTGATGTTAATAAGGCTTATCAATTTGATATTCCTTCCCAATCGTTAGCTAAATCGCTTGGTGCTTTATCTCAAACGACAGAGCTATTATTTCTATTTCCTTATGACCTCGTTGAAACTAAAGAAAGTAAACCCTTATATGGTTTTTATACCGCCCAGAAAGCATTAGATTTATTGCTAACAGGGTCCGGTTTACAGGGTGAGCTTTCTAATAATGAAACGTTTGTGGTGAAGCCTATATTGCTTCCAAAAAATAACGTTCAATCAGGTATGAAAGACAGGAATAATAAAATGAATGCACAAAAAACAATAATAGCCTCTATTTTTGCAATGTTATTTTCTCCAGCTCATGGTGCTGAAGAATCAAATAACGAAGCTCAAGAGATAGAGCAAACAGAAAAAATCGTTGTCGTTGGCTCTAGATCCCATGGTAGAACAGAAATAGATTCTGCCGTCCCTGTTGATATCATCCCGCTAGGTGAAGTCATGAAGCGTTCAGGTCAAATTGACCTTAACACCTTGCTACATATGACCTCTCCGTCGTTTAATGCTAACCGCCAACAAGGCTCAGATGGCGCTGATCATATTGATCCTGCTTCGTTACGTGGTTTAGGTCCTGACCAAGTATTAATTTTAATTAATGGTAAACGTCGTCATACATCATCTCTTGTGAATATATTTGGTTCTTCTGGCCGAGGAAATGTAGGTACAGATTTAAATGCTATTCCTATTTCAGCGGTTCAACGAATCGAAGTATTGAGAGATGGCGCTGCTGCACAGTATGGCTCTGATGCGATTGCTGGCGTAATTAATATTGTTTTAAAATCAACACCAGGTACTCAAGCTTCTGTTCAAATTGGTCAATATAATACTGAATATAATGGCCCTGAAGGAAAGTTCTCACCAAACGATGGTGATACTAAACAAGCTTACTTAAGTCATACAATGGAAGTTGGTGACGGTGGCTTTTTAAATCTTTCTTTAGACTATCAAACTCGAGAAAATACTGACCGAACTTATGGTGTTGGTGATGAGCCGTTACGTGAAATTGGTAGTGCTGCTGTTGATAGTACCGGCGCATTTTTTAACTTTTCACTGCCTGTATTTAATGATGTAACTGATTTTTACATGTTTGGTGGTATATCTCGTAAAGACGGTGTTGCCGATGCCTTTACCAGAACGGCTGATAGTAGTAGAAACATTTTAGAAATTTATCCTAACGGTTATGTACCAGCAATTGAATCTGATATTGACGATAACTCTCTTGCGATAGGAATAAAAACGGTACTCAATAATTGGGATGTTGATTTTAGTAATACCTATGGCTCTAATCGATTTGAATATGGTGTAAGTAATACGTTAAACGTTTCATATGGTGCTAGCTCTCCTACAGAATTTAAAGCCGGTGGTTTTAAGTTTATTCAAGATACTGTTAATTTAGACTTTAGCCAGTATTTCGACGTTTTAGAAGGGTTAAACGTAGCATTTGGTTTTGAATATCGTGATGAAAATTACAGTATATTCGCTGGTGAAGAAGGCTCTTATAGCTTTGGTGGCGAAACATTAAGTGATGGCGTAACACCAAGTGCCGTAGGCTCACAAGGTTTTGGCGGTTTTCAACCAAATAATGTTTTAGATGAAAGCAGAAATAGTTATGCAGCTTATGTAGATTTTGAAATTGATATTACTGATGAGTTCATGATTGGTACTGCTGTACGTGCAGAAGATTATAGTGATTTTGGTAGCGCACTTATTGGTAAAATAGTGGCGAGATGGAATGTTAGTGATACTTTCACTTTACGTGGTGGATTTAATACTGGATTTAGAGCGCCTTCTTTACATCAACAGTACTTTAACCAAACTTTTACTGACGTACAGTTAGACCCTGATACTGGTAACTTAGTCGTGCAAGAAGAGTTGATGGCTTCAAATGATAGTGAAATAGCTCGAACACTTGGCGTACCTGAATTAGATGCTGAAGATTCATCAAGTATGAGCATTGGATTTACATGGCAACCAATAGAGTCACTTAGTGTCACTGTTGATGCTTACAAGGTTTCTGTTGATGATCGTGTGGTGCTAACTAAAAGTATTTCACAAGCAAGATTAGCTGAAATAGGAACACAAGAAGCACTAGAAGCTAAGAGTTTTTTAGAGTCGCAAGGTGTTGAAAGTGTGCAGTTCTTTGTTAATGCAATTGATACTGAAACGCAAGGTGTCGACCTTACGGTGTCTCACGATATTGATATTAGTGGTGGACACTTAAAGTCATTCCTAGGCTTAAACTATAACGATACTGATGTCGTTGGTGAGCCTAAAACACCGGAAGCTTTTTCTGGCTTAGAAGGTCAATTTTTAGCTCGTCGAGAACGTTTATTTATTGAAAGTGGTATTCCTAAAGTGAAAGGATCTTTGGGGATGGACTATGAATATAATAATTTCGTTATTGGCGGTCAGCTTTCTTATTTTGGTGAAGTGCATCATGGTGCATCAAGCGGTGACTTAGCTGATGATCAATTTTACTCTCCTAAGGCAACATTGGATTTAAGCTTTACTCATAAAGTTACGGATAATATCTCATGGACTTTAGGTGCTAATAATATCACTGATGAGTATCCTGATGAGCAAGATCCTAATTTAACAAGTGGCGCTTTATGGCGTTCTGTTCAAATGGGTGTTAATGGGCGTTTTCTATACCTAAGAACTTCGCTTGATTTCTAG
- the tnpB gene encoding IS66 family insertion sequence element accessory protein TnpB (TnpB, as the term is used for proteins encoded by IS66 family insertion elements, is considered an accessory protein, since TnpC, encoded by a neighboring gene, is a DDE family transposase.), producing MIHLTADTHILIAIEPADFRQGIDGLAATCRYKLSVNPRSGTVFVFINRNKTMVRALSYDGTGFWLMTKRLSKGKFQNWPSSNKSIEQIIAKKLRKLLCDNDPLWEKTDPLY from the coding sequence ATGATCCATTTAACCGCTGACACCCACATATTAATCGCGATTGAACCCGCTGATTTTCGCCAGGGCATTGATGGTTTAGCCGCAACATGCCGTTATAAATTATCGGTCAACCCACGTTCGGGTACTGTGTTTGTCTTTATTAATCGCAATAAAACCATGGTGCGCGCATTATCGTATGATGGTACTGGCTTTTGGCTCATGACCAAGCGTTTATCTAAAGGAAAGTTTCAAAATTGGCCGTCATCAAACAAAAGTATTGAACAGATCATCGCGAAAAAACTGCGAAAACTATTGTGTGACAACGATCCATTATGGGAAAAAACGGATCCTCTTTACTGA
- a CDS encoding IS66 family transposase, with amino-acid sequence MTASTVFDQVELVCNAIYPVYQLLFNLAADGKHYYLDDTTNRILDAKSVIKKARNSEKVITRTGVYTSGVIATLADNRHIVLFETNIGHAGEFIDSILHKRSQSCTKPLIMSDALASNRPTVREAITSLCNSHARRQFVDVINHFPIEVEHVLKRYGEIWVNDDHTKEEKLTPTARLAYHQQHSLPIMEAIKLWGETHLANETVEENSGLGKAIRYFIKHYVGLSYFCSTEGVKIDNNRIEAMLKIVVRDRKNAMFHKTLLGATIGDVITSVIATASEAGINVFDYFTTLQREKEQVKKTPEDYLPWNYLAKNSIT; translated from the coding sequence ATCACCGCGTCAACGGTTTTTGACCAAGTAGAGCTTGTTTGTAATGCTATTTATCCCGTGTACCAATTGCTCTTCAATTTAGCGGCTGATGGTAAACACTACTATTTAGATGACACAACTAACCGTATTCTTGATGCGAAATCGGTGATAAAGAAAGCACGCAACAGTGAGAAAGTCATCACACGTACGGGCGTTTATACCTCAGGTGTTATCGCAACGCTGGCTGATAACCGTCATATTGTTTTATTTGAGACTAACATCGGGCACGCGGGAGAATTCATTGACAGTATTTTGCACAAGCGCAGTCAATCATGCACCAAACCACTCATCATGAGTGATGCGCTAGCGAGCAATCGGCCGACGGTACGTGAGGCGATAACGTCACTGTGTAATAGCCACGCAAGACGACAATTTGTAGATGTTATCAATCACTTTCCAATTGAGGTCGAGCATGTCCTCAAACGTTATGGCGAAATATGGGTCAATGATGACCATACGAAAGAAGAAAAGTTAACCCCGACTGCAAGGCTTGCTTACCATCAGCAACATTCGCTGCCCATTATGGAAGCCATAAAATTGTGGGGAGAAACGCATTTAGCCAATGAAACCGTTGAAGAAAACAGTGGCCTAGGCAAAGCTATTCGCTACTTTATCAAACATTATGTCGGACTGAGTTACTTTTGCAGCACTGAAGGAGTAAAAATCGACAATAATCGTATTGAAGCGATGCTCAAAATTGTGGTGAGAGACAGAAAAAACGCGATGTTCCACAAAACCTTACTGGGGGCAACGATTGGGGATGTCATTACCTCGGTCATCGCGACGGCAAGTGAGGCGGGTATTAATGTCTTTGACTACTTCACCACCTTACAACGAGAAAAAGAGCAGGTAAAAAAGACCCCTGAAGATTATTTACCCTGGAATTATCTCGCTAAAAATTCAATCACCTAA
- a CDS encoding Na+/H+ antiporter NhaC family protein yields the protein MSRYAAVSSQYKALGITESEFSVFVNAIPFQFYAWLAVFMVPILAVLKFDFGPMAKTSTNIEKDSTVEVKKIFNHPNAKPILVWLPLLIMALVLCFLLVPLGFPFKQVSGNDFRAGLSTAYFTAAAMIIALMSIYKVRTVLNSINIYLKGMSGMTSVAITLILAWALSDVGKALGAADYIASVVETSLSPWLFPIVSFILAAIISFATGSSWGTFAIMLPLVIPTAAYIDAEMYVCIGAVLSGGLFGDHSSPISETTILSSSGAGCTPLEHFRTQLPYAIFNGAISLLAFTFAGITGWTWIVLVAIALQIFGLMALKRFLHTR from the coding sequence ATGTCACGCTACGCTGCCGTAAGCTCACAATATAAAGCATTAGGTATCACAGAAAGTGAATTCTCTGTTTTTGTTAATGCTATTCCATTCCAGTTTTATGCATGGCTAGCTGTTTTCATGGTACCCATACTTGCTGTACTTAAGTTTGATTTTGGCCCTATGGCAAAAACATCGACCAATATTGAAAAAGATAGTACGGTGGAAGTTAAAAAAATCTTTAATCATCCTAACGCTAAACCGATATTAGTTTGGTTGCCTTTATTAATAATGGCTTTAGTGTTGTGTTTTTTACTTGTTCCATTAGGCTTTCCATTTAAGCAAGTTTCTGGAAATGATTTTAGGGCAGGTTTATCCACTGCTTATTTTACAGCAGCTGCGATGATAATCGCACTGATGTCTATTTATAAAGTTCGCACTGTCCTTAATAGTATTAATATTTACTTGAAAGGAATGAGTGGTATGACATCAGTCGCAATCACGCTTATATTAGCTTGGGCTTTAAGCGATGTTGGTAAAGCTTTAGGGGCAGCGGACTATATTGCTAGCGTTGTTGAAACAAGCTTATCGCCATGGCTTTTTCCTATAGTGAGTTTCATACTTGCGGCGATTATTTCATTTGCTACCGGCTCATCTTGGGGAACTTTTGCCATTATGCTGCCATTAGTAATACCAACAGCAGCTTATATTGATGCAGAAATGTATGTATGTATTGGCGCCGTTTTATCGGGTGGCCTTTTTGGTGATCACAGCTCTCCTATCTCTGAAACTACTATCCTTTCTTCTTCTGGTGCTGGTTGTACCCCACTTGAACATTTTAGAACTCAATTACCATATGCCATTTTTAATGGCGCTATTAGTTTACTTGCCTTTACCTTCGCAGGCATTACTGGTTGGACGTGGATAGTTTTAGTTGCAATAGCACTGCAAATTTTTGGGTTAATGGCATTAAAGCGCTTTTTACATACAAGATAA
- the argH gene encoding argininosuccinate lyase, whose protein sequence is MNEDKLAKEEVNSSWGGRFSEPTDAFVQRFTASHTVDRRLYNEDITGSLAHAAMLTRVDILTEKELVDIQDGLQSVKEDIEQGKFEWKVALEDVHMNIEAALTHKIGIAGKKLHTGRSRNDQVATDIRLHLRSAIDDISIELTNLQSGLLSLAKGETETIMPGFTHMQVAQPVSFGHHLMAWFEMLDRDFDRLQDCRKRLNICPLGAAALAGTTYPIDRDFTAKMLGFDRATRNSLDSVSDRDFAIEFCSAASLILMHLSRFSEELILWTSAQFNFIDLPDRFCTGSSIMPQKKNPDVPELVRGKTGRVYGNLTSLLTLMKSQPLAYNKDNQEDKEPLFDTIDTLKDCLRAFSDMVPAIKANKKEMYESTLKGYATATDLADYLVKKNMPFRDAHEVVGKAVALGIKQGIDLSKIALEDLQQFSMLISNDVYEILTLEGSLNARNHLGGTAPEQVKIQIEEAEKRLVAERR, encoded by the coding sequence ATGAATGAAGACAAGTTAGCGAAAGAAGAAGTGAATAGCAGTTGGGGTGGACGTTTTAGTGAACCTACAGATGCTTTCGTACAAAGATTTACTGCATCACATACTGTCGATAGACGATTATATAATGAAGATATTACCGGTTCATTAGCCCATGCAGCTATGTTGACTCGGGTGGATATACTTACAGAGAAAGAGTTAGTAGATATTCAAGATGGCTTACAATCTGTTAAGGAAGATATCGAACAAGGAAAGTTTGAATGGAAAGTCGCATTAGAAGATGTGCATATGAATATAGAGGCTGCTTTAACTCATAAAATTGGTATCGCAGGGAAAAAGCTTCACACTGGCCGTTCACGCAACGATCAAGTCGCTACTGATATTCGCTTGCATCTGCGTAGCGCAATTGATGATATTAGTATTGAGTTAACTAATTTACAGTCAGGCTTACTTTCTTTAGCCAAAGGCGAAACAGAAACAATTATGCCTGGCTTTACTCATATGCAAGTTGCTCAGCCTGTAAGTTTTGGGCATCATTTAATGGCCTGGTTTGAAATGCTTGATAGAGATTTTGACCGACTGCAAGATTGTCGAAAACGTTTAAATATCTGTCCGTTAGGAGCTGCAGCATTAGCGGGTACTACTTACCCGATAGACCGTGACTTTACTGCGAAAATGTTAGGCTTTGATAGAGCTACGCGCAACTCTCTTGATTCGGTTAGTGATCGTGACTTCGCCATTGAATTTTGCTCTGCAGCTAGTTTGATTTTGATGCATCTATCTCGATTTTCAGAAGAGTTAATATTGTGGACATCGGCTCAATTTAATTTTATAGATTTACCCGACCGTTTTTGTACTGGTTCATCTATCATGCCACAAAAAAAGAACCCTGATGTTCCAGAGCTAGTACGTGGAAAAACAGGGCGGGTTTACGGAAATTTGACCTCATTACTAACGTTAATGAAATCACAACCCTTAGCTTATAATAAAGATAATCAAGAAGATAAAGAGCCTCTTTTTGATACTATTGACACTTTAAAAGATTGTTTAAGAGCTTTTTCAGATATGGTTCCAGCGATTAAAGCGAACAAGAAAGAAATGTATGAATCTACTTTAAAAGGTTATGCGACTGCGACAGATTTAGCTGATTATCTTGTGAAAAAAAATATGCCTTTTAGAGATGCTCATGAAGTAGTGGGTAAGGCCGTAGCATTAGGTATTAAACAAGGTATAGATTTATCTAAAATAGCACTTGAAGATTTACAACAATTTTCAATGCTAATTAGTAATGATGTTTATGAAATTTTAACGTTAGAAGGCTCTCTTAACGCTCGTAATCATCTAGGTGGCACGGCACCAGAGCAAGTTAAAATACAAATAGAAGAAGCTGAAAAAAGATTGGTTGCTGAGCGTAGATAA